Part of the Pseudarthrobacter sp. L1SW genome, GCGCCATGATCATGGCCACGAGCTGCGTCCTGAGGGAGGCCGACTTCCATCGCTGCAGCAAGGTCAGCGCTTTTCGGCCGTCCGAAGCACGTAACCCACGCCGCGCTTGGTTTGGATCAGGGCGGGAGCGTCGGGGTCGATGTCCACCTTCCGGCGCAGGTAGGAGATGTACGACTCGACGATGGAGGCATCACCATTGAAGTTGTACTCCCACACATGGTCCAGGATCTGGGACTTGGACAGCACCCGGTTGGGGTTGAGCATGAGGTAACGGAGGAGCTTGAACTCGGTGGGGGAGAGCTCGATCACCGTGCCGCCGCGGCGCACTTCGTGCGCGTCGTCGTCGAGCTCCAGGTCGTCGACGCGGATGACGGCGTCGTCATCCAGCAGCGGCTGCGTCCGGCGCAGGACGGCGCGGATCCGGGCCACCACCTCGTCAAGGCTGAACGGCTTGGTGACGTAGTCATCTCCGCCGACGGTGAGACCTGTGACCTTGTCCTCGGTATCGTCCTTCGCGGTCAGGAACAGTACCGGGAAGTGCTTGCCCGAGGCCCGGAGGCGGCGGGTGACGGTGAAGCCGTCCATGTCCGGAAGCATGACATCCAGCACGGCCAGGTCCGGGGCATGGGTTTCGGCCGCCGCGAGGGCGTCGCGGCCGTTCGCTGCCGAGACGACCTCAAAGCCGGCGAAACGCAGCGATGTGGAGAGCAGCTCCCGGATGTTGGGTTCATCGTCAACAACAAGGAGCTTTGCCTCGGGACCGTTCTTGTTCATGCTCCCATTCTGCTCCCAGAGTCTGTGAGTTTTCTGGATGCATGGTGAATGTTGCATGGGCGTCCGCGGCGCGCAGTAAAGTTGGCGGCGCCGCCAGGGTCCCCCGCACGGGAGTGCGGAGAACCCTGGCTTTGGGAATCACTTCAAAGTGATCAACTGGTCAGGTGCCAGATTTCCCTGTCTACTGCGGGATGTCCACATTCGCGGGGTGAGCGCCGTAGCTCTTGTCGTCATACGCAGCGCCGCCCAGGCTGCAAAGCTGGGCGGCCGTGGTACCGGAGGGAGCCGTGGCCAGCGAGTCCTTGTTGACGCCATCAACCGTGACTTGGCTCGAGTACAGCGAGTTGTCAGCCTCTTTGCACACCAGCACGATGATCTTGAAATCCCGGGGATTCACGAAAGTCAGACTGACGTTGGTGCCTCCCACGACGGTCACTGCTTGGGGCGCTGCCGTGTCGTGTCCCGTCGGAGTGGTGGTCTCAACCACCCAGTAATTGCCTTGGAGAACCTGGCTGAACGAGCACTTGCCGTCGGCTCCGGTGGTGCACGTGGTCGCCGGAGTCACCGCGGTGTCTGTGGCCGGATCAAAGGTTCCGCCTACCGGTGCGGCATCGTTGTACAGGGTGAAGACGGCACCCGCCAGGGCGGAGGCAGGCGAGTCGTCGTCAGTCTTGAGGATGTTGATGTCTGCACACTTCGATGTGGCGACGGAAATCGGTGCGATGAAGTCCTTCAAGGCCGCCGTAAATGAATCTGAGGAGCGGCTCTTCAAGTACGCACTGCTGAACGGCAGGCAGGGGTCCGTGCCGACGATCTTGGCATCGGTCAGGTTGATGGCTGCTTCGCCGAAGGTCCGGACACTCAGATCTCTTGGAGCGTTGGGTGCAATGGGGTCCGTCACCACAACGGTGTTGATTGAGCCTTCGAAGTTGCCGGCCAATGGCTGGACTTTGCTCCAGCAGGGGGTCGCGTTGGCTGCCTCGCAGAGCGTCCGGGCACCAGTGGTGATCCACCGGTGGAATCCAAGAACCGGGGTTACGCCGCCTTGGGAGAGATCGTACTTAATCAGGACATCGCCCGCCGTACGGACGGGGGTCACACCGTTGGAGGACAGCACGGACGACTGGTTGAATTCGAAGTCCATGTTGGTAGTGCCGCTTGGTTCCTGGACGCGCTCCCAGGCAAGGTAGGCGTACGTCTTGCCGTTCGATTCCTCCACGAACTTGGCATAGAAGCGTGTCAGGTCACTCTTGTTGTTTGGGATGGAACCGTCGACGACGGACGGTACTGCGGTATCTTCCTTTGTACCTGTTCCGAATGAATCGTCCGTCTGGCCGGTGGCTTTATCAAGCCCGCATCCCGCGACGGGAACTTCACAGCTGATGCCGATGTTCGCCCAGTCTTTGATGTCGCCTGTGTCGACGACCAAGTTGCCGTCCTGAGCGTTTAGTTCGGCTCCGGAGAGCGTGGCCTGAGCCGACGTAACTCCGGAAAGGATCAATGCCAGACAAGCCAAGCCTGCGCCCCAGCGGGCGCGCGTTATATTCTCCATTGAATAACTCACTTCTTAGAGTGGCGGATGGTGTGACGGTCGGCGCGGAGCTGTGGTCCGGCACCGGGAGGTCCCCCAGCATCCCTCTCCAAGAATCTGATCGGATGGCGCCCGCGCGTCGGGTGCCCGCCGGCTACTCGGTGGTCGCGTCTTTGCGGCACGGAGCGGGCAGGCAGCACGGAGCCAAGTGTTATGGCTTGGGGGTGCGCGGGTGGATCGGCTGGGGCGACTGCGCATTCACGCGTCCTCATACACGGGGAAGGCCGTGAGGCTTCGCCCATCCTGATCTGAGTTCAGGACCTGTTACCAATGTGACACCCAGCGCTCTGAGTGTAGCCCGGGGATAACGGGGTGACAACGTCCGGAAGAGAGATTCACCATTAAAGCCCGGGCACCCCTTGTGCGCGCCGTTGCGGACCACGAGGTTCTCGGTCCAGCCGGTGAACAAGTCCGTAGCGGTCAGGATCCTGGGCCCCGCGGGCACGCCTTCCACCACCACTACGCCCTCGCCGCAACGAAAAGACGGGCATTGGAAGCATCAGCCACGCGAGCCGGCGCGGCACGGACAACACGTTTGTGGCCATCCCGTTACATACCCGGTAGGTGGCTATTAGGTGCCAGAGGGTTTCTGTTCCACGTCCTTGGCGTCCATGATCCGGTAGGCATAGCCCTGCTCGGCCAGGAACCGCTGGCGCTTTGCCGCAAATTCCTGGTCCAGGGTGTCCCGGGCCACGAGCGAATAGAAGCGTGCAGCCCGGCCGTCCTTCTTGGGCCGCAACAGCCGGCCCAGCCGCTGCGCCTCCTCCTGGCGCGACCCGAAGGAACCCGACACCTGAATGGCCACCGAGGCTTCCGGAAGGTCGATGGAGAAGTTGGCCACCTTGGAGACCACCAGCGTCTGGATGTCACCGGCGCGGAACGCATCGAAGAGCTTCTGGCGCACCTTCACGGAGGTGTCGCCCTTGATCACCGGGGCCTTCAGGCGCTCGCCGAGGTCGTCCAGCTGGTCGATGTACTGGCCGATGACCAGCAGCTGCTCCCCGGCATGCCGGGCCACCAGCTGTTCCACCACCTGCGTCTTGGACTCGGAGGTGGAGCACAGCCGGTACTTGTCCGTGTCCTCGGCCATGGCATAGGCAACCCGTTCGTCCTTGGGCAGGTCGACGCGGACCTCCACACAGTCTGCAGGGGCGATGTAGCCCTGGGACTCAATGTCCTTCCATGGGGCGTCGTAGCGCTTGGGCCCGATCAGGGAAAAGACCTCGCCCTCGCGGCCGTCCTCACGGACCAAGGTGGCCGTGAGTCCCAGCCGGCGCCGTGCCTGGAGGTCGGCCGTCATCCGGAAAATCGGTGCGGGCAACAGGTGCACTTCGTCGTAGATGATCAGTCCCCAGTCATGGCCGTCCACCAGCTCCAAGTGCGGGTACAGGCCGCCGCGCTTGGTGGTCAGCACCTGGTAGGTGGCGATGGTCACCGGGCGTACTTCCTTGACCGCTCCCGAATATTCGCCGATCTCGTCCTCGGTGAGGGACGTGCGCCTGAGCAGCTCGTCCTTCCACTGCCGGGCGGCAACCGTGTTGGTGACCAGGATCAGTGTTGTGGTTGAGCCGGTTGCCATGGCAGCGGCGCCCACCAGGGTCTTTCCGGCTCCGCAGGGAAGCACCACCACGCCGCTTCCGCCGGACCAGAAGTTGTCGCTGGCCATCCGCTGGTACGGCCGCAGCTTCCAGCCGTCCTCATTGAGCGCGATCAGGTGCG contains:
- a CDS encoding response regulator transcription factor, with protein sequence MNKNGPEAKLLVVDDEPNIRELLSTSLRFAGFEVVSAANGRDALAAAETHAPDLAVLDVMLPDMDGFTVTRRLRASGKHFPVLFLTAKDDTEDKVTGLTVGGDDYVTKPFSLDEVVARIRAVLRRTQPLLDDDAVIRVDDLELDDDAHEVRRGGTVIELSPTEFKLLRYLMLNPNRVLSKSQILDHVWEYNFNGDASIVESYISYLRRKVDIDPDAPALIQTKRGVGYVLRTAEKR
- a CDS encoding prealbumin-like fold domain-containing protein; the protein is MVVDTGDIKDWANIGISCEVPVAGCGLDKATGQTDDSFGTGTKEDTAVPSVVDGSIPNNKSDLTRFYAKFVEESNGKTYAYLAWERVQEPSGTTNMDFEFNQSSVLSSNGVTPVRTAGDVLIKYDLSQGGVTPVLGFHRWITTGARTLCEAANATPCWSKVQPLAGNFEGSINTVVVTDPIAPNAPRDLSVRTFGEAAINLTDAKIVGTDPCLPFSSAYLKSRSSDSFTAALKDFIAPISVATSKCADINILKTDDDSPASALAGAVFTLYNDAAPVGGTFDPATDTAVTPATTCTTGADGKCSFSQVLQGNYWVVETTTPTGHDTAAPQAVTVVGGTNVSLTFVNPRDFKIIVLVCKEADNSLYSSQVTVDGVNKDSLATAPSGTTAAQLCSLGGAAYDDKSYGAHPANVDIPQ
- a CDS encoding DNA repair helicase XPB produces the protein MNDGPLIVQSDKTILLEVDHELATEARHAIAPFAELERAPEHMHSYRLTPLGLWNARAAGLDAEKVLDTLLKYSRFPVPHSLLIDVEETMSRYGRLRLEKDPQHGLVMRTDDYPVLEEVIRAKKIHPLLGPRIDGETVVVHASQRGQLKQLLLKIGWPAEDLAGYVDGTPHLIALNEDGWKLRPYQRMASDNFWSGGSGVVVLPCGAGKTLVGAAAMATGSTTTLILVTNTVAARQWKDELLRRTSLTEDEIGEYSGAVKEVRPVTIATYQVLTTKRGGLYPHLELVDGHDWGLIIYDEVHLLPAPIFRMTADLQARRRLGLTATLVREDGREGEVFSLIGPKRYDAPWKDIESQGYIAPADCVEVRVDLPKDERVAYAMAEDTDKYRLCSTSESKTQVVEQLVARHAGEQLLVIGQYIDQLDDLGERLKAPVIKGDTSVKVRQKLFDAFRAGDIQTLVVSKVANFSIDLPEASVAIQVSGSFGSRQEEAQRLGRLLRPKKDGRAARFYSLVARDTLDQEFAAKRQRFLAEQGYAYRIMDAKDVEQKPSGT